In one window of Paenarthrobacter nicotinovorans DNA:
- a CDS encoding M50 family metallopeptidase, which translates to MSPVLLFILGVIFVAIGVAVSIALHEVGHLVPAKLFKVRVTKYMIGFGPTLWSRKKGETEYGFKALPLGGYVSMIGMYPPNKEDGGVRPSSTGMFQTLATEARSVAHEEVGPGDEGRVFYKLPVWKKIIIMLGGPAMNMVIGLVLLAVLLMGFGVAQATTTISDVSKCQVAAGETVDPDSADCKLTPAAAAGLQPNDKVTSFDGKAVTSWDELTSWIRSSAGKEVPITVERNGASVETTVTPVLSSRPVIGADGRPEQDANGVLKYQEVGFLGIGAQSALVPQPASAVLPMAGENIKQISGVIFNLPARVVGVAKAAFSEEPRDPNGPISVVGVGRVAGEVAAMEQVPLQARIGTLIGLLAGLNFALAIFNLIPLLPLDGGHVAGALYEGARRRLAKLRGKPDPGAFDIAKLLPVTYVVAALLLCMSVLLIYADIVKPVNIFG; encoded by the coding sequence ATGAGTCCCGTCCTTCTCTTCATTCTTGGAGTTATCTTCGTCGCGATCGGCGTCGCTGTCTCCATCGCGCTGCACGAGGTGGGCCACCTGGTGCCGGCGAAACTCTTCAAGGTGCGCGTCACCAAGTACATGATCGGCTTCGGGCCGACGCTGTGGTCCAGGAAAAAGGGCGAAACGGAGTACGGCTTCAAGGCCCTGCCCCTGGGCGGCTACGTCTCGATGATCGGCATGTATCCGCCCAACAAGGAGGACGGCGGAGTCCGCCCTTCAAGCACCGGCATGTTCCAGACCCTCGCCACCGAAGCCCGCTCGGTCGCCCATGAAGAAGTAGGGCCCGGAGACGAAGGGCGTGTCTTCTACAAGCTTCCGGTCTGGAAGAAAATCATCATCATGCTCGGCGGACCGGCCATGAACATGGTGATTGGCTTGGTCCTGCTGGCCGTGCTGCTCATGGGATTCGGCGTTGCCCAGGCAACAACCACGATCTCCGATGTCTCCAAATGCCAGGTGGCGGCAGGCGAAACCGTGGACCCTGATTCAGCCGACTGCAAGCTCACCCCGGCAGCTGCCGCAGGGCTTCAGCCCAATGACAAGGTCACCTCCTTCGACGGCAAGGCCGTCACCAGCTGGGATGAACTGACCAGTTGGATCAGGTCCTCCGCGGGCAAGGAAGTACCCATCACGGTGGAACGCAATGGTGCAAGCGTGGAGACCACCGTGACGCCGGTTCTTTCCTCGCGCCCGGTCATCGGGGCGGACGGCCGCCCCGAGCAGGACGCCAACGGCGTCCTCAAATACCAGGAAGTCGGCTTCCTTGGCATCGGTGCGCAAAGCGCCTTGGTTCCCCAACCGGCGTCGGCTGTCCTTCCCATGGCGGGAGAGAACATCAAGCAAATTTCCGGTGTGATCTTCAACCTGCCCGCCAGGGTGGTCGGCGTCGCCAAAGCGGCCTTCAGCGAGGAGCCCAGGGACCCCAACGGCCCCATCAGCGTGGTGGGTGTCGGCCGCGTGGCCGGCGAGGTGGCAGCCATGGAACAGGTACCCCTGCAGGCCCGGATAGGGACCCTGATCGGACTGCTGGCGGGGCTCAACTTCGCCCTGGCCATCTTCAACCTCATCCCGCTCCTGCCGCTCGACGGCGGCCATGTGGCCGGTGCCCTGTACGAAGGAGCACGACGGCGGTTGGCCAAGTTGCGTGGCAAGCCGGACCCGGGCGCCTTCGACATCGCGAAGCTCCTGCCGGTGACCTACGTCGTGGCGGCGTTGCTGCTGTGCATGAGCGTCCTGCTGATTTACGCGGACATCGTCAAGCCCGTCAACATTTTCGGCTGA
- the dxr gene encoding 1-deoxy-D-xylulose-5-phosphate reductoisomerase yields the protein MQPRKIVILGSTGSIGTQAIDVVDAAPHRFEVVALSAGGGNLELIAQQAVHTRAQAVGIAQGDPATLQQFIAAAAAEAGVPDFAPQIFVGPDASTEIAAIDCDVVLNGITGSIGLAPTLAALGTGATLALANKESLIVGGALVKAAARPGQIVPVDSEHSAIAQCLRSGTEQEVEKLILTASGGPFRGRTREELHHVTPQEALAHPTWDMGLMVTTNSASLVNKGLEVIEAHLLFDVPLDRIEVVVHPQSVVHSMVQFVDGSIIAQASPPDMRLPIALGLGWPDRVPRAAQACDWTQATSWTFEPLDAVAFPAVDLAKDAAKQGSTFPAVFNAANEEAVEAFHSGRIRFTDIVDTVESVLSEHSGSSELTVESVLDAEKWARARTHDRLASRSAQ from the coding sequence ATGCAGCCGCGCAAGATCGTCATCCTCGGGTCCACTGGTTCCATCGGCACGCAGGCGATCGACGTCGTCGACGCCGCCCCGCACCGTTTCGAGGTGGTGGCACTGAGCGCCGGCGGAGGAAACCTGGAACTCATCGCCCAGCAGGCCGTTCACACCCGGGCGCAAGCGGTGGGCATTGCCCAGGGCGATCCTGCCACCCTGCAGCAGTTCATTGCCGCTGCGGCCGCGGAAGCGGGCGTGCCGGACTTCGCTCCGCAGATCTTCGTCGGCCCCGATGCCTCAACGGAGATTGCCGCCATCGACTGCGATGTTGTCCTTAACGGCATCACTGGTTCCATTGGCTTGGCCCCCACACTCGCTGCGCTGGGCACGGGAGCTACGCTGGCCCTGGCCAACAAGGAGTCGCTGATCGTCGGCGGTGCCCTGGTCAAAGCCGCCGCACGCCCGGGCCAGATTGTTCCCGTCGACTCCGAACACTCCGCCATTGCACAGTGTCTCCGGTCCGGCACCGAGCAGGAAGTGGAGAAACTGATCCTGACCGCTTCCGGTGGGCCGTTCCGCGGCCGCACCCGTGAGGAACTCCACCACGTCACTCCGCAGGAAGCGCTGGCCCACCCCACCTGGGACATGGGCCTCATGGTGACGACCAACTCGGCCAGCCTGGTAAACAAGGGCCTGGAAGTGATCGAAGCGCACTTGCTGTTCGACGTCCCCCTGGATCGGATCGAGGTGGTGGTCCATCCCCAATCCGTGGTCCATTCCATGGTTCAGTTCGTGGACGGTTCCATCATTGCCCAGGCGTCGCCCCCGGACATGAGGCTTCCCATCGCCCTCGGACTGGGTTGGCCCGACAGAGTGCCCCGGGCCGCGCAGGCCTGCGATTGGACGCAGGCCACGAGCTGGACGTTCGAACCCCTCGATGCCGTGGCGTTCCCGGCCGTCGACCTCGCCAAGGACGCAGCCAAGCAGGGGAGTACCTTCCCGGCGGTGTTCAACGCGGCCAACGAGGAAGCCGTTGAGGCCTTCCATTCCGGCCGGATCCGCTTCACGGACATCGTTGACACGGTGGAGTCCGTCCTCAGCGAACACTCAGGATCCTCTGAGCTAACGGTGGAATCCGTGCTGGATGCTGAGAAGTGGGCACGAGCCCGAACCCACGATCGTTTAGCTTCACGCAGCGCCCAGTAA